One window from the genome of Sphingomonas lacunae encodes:
- the ftsZ gene encoding cell division protein FtsZ produces the protein MSINIGLPSLDGLKPKIAVIGVGGAGGNAIANMIAAEVAGVDFLVANTDAQALNTSKAERRLQLGAQITQGLGAGSRPEVGRAAAEESIVELEQALDGMHMVFIAAGMGGGTGTGAAPVIAKAARDKGILTVGVVTKPFSFEGARRMRSAEAGIEELQQHVDTLIVIPNQNLFMIAEAKTTFIEAFRMADEVLQQGVRGITDLMVMPGLVNLDFADVKSVMRDAGKAMMGTGEAEGEGRALLAAQQAIANPLLDGVSMQGAKGVIISISGGEDLGLFELQEAGDHIRDLVDPDANIIWGSAFNPALNGRIRVSVVATGLEPANAESQPVQRSGGFAFQQRPAAAAPSIAPTLGAAAPLAAQPIPAAEPEPLPVEEEVSLSPPPASPSLSFEAPPAEAPQPAAPAPGFAVYDDIAGEAHISPPVAAPEPDGLGDDELVLDSPSFGAPDAPATPPAAAAPPAADAPPPAGGSTLFERMKQLSRMESKGDDDDGDGDDGGFPSIPRFLGRQTNQ, from the coding sequence ATGAGCATCAACATCGGTCTGCCGTCGCTGGATGGCCTCAAGCCGAAAATCGCGGTCATCGGGGTCGGCGGTGCGGGCGGTAATGCCATTGCCAATATGATCGCGGCGGAGGTCGCTGGAGTCGATTTCCTGGTCGCCAATACCGATGCCCAGGCGCTCAATACCAGCAAGGCTGAGCGGCGGCTTCAGTTGGGCGCGCAGATCACGCAGGGTCTGGGCGCTGGTTCGCGACCCGAAGTTGGCCGCGCTGCTGCCGAAGAAAGCATCGTCGAACTGGAACAGGCGCTCGACGGGATGCACATGGTTTTCATTGCTGCGGGCATGGGTGGTGGTACCGGTACGGGCGCCGCTCCCGTGATCGCCAAGGCAGCGCGCGACAAGGGCATATTGACCGTTGGTGTCGTCACCAAGCCGTTCAGTTTCGAAGGTGCGCGCCGGATGCGCTCGGCTGAAGCCGGGATCGAAGAGCTGCAACAGCACGTCGATACGCTGATCGTCATTCCGAACCAGAACCTGTTCATGATCGCTGAAGCGAAGACGACCTTCATCGAGGCGTTCCGCATGGCGGACGAGGTGCTGCAACAGGGTGTGCGCGGGATTACTGACCTGATGGTCATGCCTGGCCTGGTCAACCTGGACTTTGCCGATGTCAAATCGGTGATGCGTGATGCCGGCAAAGCGATGATGGGTACTGGGGAGGCCGAAGGCGAAGGCCGCGCCCTGCTCGCCGCGCAACAGGCCATTGCCAATCCGCTGCTCGACGGTGTGTCGATGCAGGGAGCGAAGGGCGTCATTATCTCTATTTCCGGGGGTGAAGACCTGGGCCTGTTCGAATTGCAGGAAGCTGGTGATCATATCCGTGATCTGGTGGATCCCGATGCCAATATCATTTGGGGTTCGGCATTCAATCCGGCGCTGAATGGCCGAATTCGCGTATCGGTCGTTGCGACGGGTCTGGAACCCGCCAATGCGGAGTCCCAGCCGGTGCAGCGCAGTGGCGGTTTCGCTTTCCAGCAACGGCCTGCTGCCGCCGCACCGTCAATCGCGCCTACGCTCGGGGCCGCTGCTCCTCTGGCCGCGCAACCAATTCCGGCCGCTGAGCCTGAGCCGCTTCCGGTGGAAGAGGAAGTGTCATTGTCGCCGCCTCCTGCCTCTCCCAGCCTGTCGTTTGAAGCCCCGCCAGCCGAAGCCCCTCAGCCTGCAGCGCCGGCACCTGGCTTTGCCGTCTATGACGATATCGCCGGAGAGGCGCATATCAGTCCGCCGGTCGCTGCACCTGAACCGGATGGACTTGGGGACGATGAACTGGTTCTCGACAGCCCTTCCTTTGGCGCTCCGGATGCCCCCGCCACGCCGCCGGCTGCGGCAGCTCCGCCAGCTGCTGATGCACCGCCACCTGCGGGCGGGTCGACCCTGTTCGAACGGATGAAGCAATTGTCGCGGATGGAATCCAAGGGCGATGATGACGATGGCGACGGTGATGATGGCGGCTTTCCGTCAATTCCTCGGTTCCTCGGTAGGCAGACCAATCAGTAA